One Gossypium raimondii isolate GPD5lz chromosome 3, ASM2569854v1, whole genome shotgun sequence genomic window carries:
- the LOC105793838 gene encoding probable prolyl 4-hydroxylase 3, with protein sequence MAKVRHSRFTAKKRLTVTLVLSILFMLTIVLLMLLGLGIFSLPMTTDDSSSYDLTSYRRMASERGRLGNRREKWTEVLSWEPRASIYHNFLSKEECEYLIKIAKPFMKKSSVVDSKTGKSKDSRVRTSSGMFLKRGQDKIISDIEKRIAEYSFIPIEHGEGLQVLHYEVGQKYEPHFDYFVDEYNTRHGGQRLATMLMYLSDVEEGGETIFPNAKGNISAVPWWDALSKCGKGGLAVKPKMGDALLFWSMKPDATVDPSSLHGGCPVIVGDKWSSTKWMHVNEYKK encoded by the exons ATGGCGAAAGTGAGACATTCTCGATTCACAGCGAAGAAAAGGTTGACAGTAACACTTGTATTATCGATCTTGTTTATGTTAACAATCGTTTTGTTGATGCTTTTGGGATTAGGGATTTTCTCCCTCCCAATGACCACCGACGATTCTTCGTCCTATGATCTCACTTCTTATAGACGCATGGCTTCTGAAAG AGGAAGATTGGGAAACAGAAGGGAGAAGTGGACTGAAGTCCTTTCTTGGGAACCTAGAGCTTCCATTTATCATAATTTCTTG TCCAAAGAAGAATGCGAGTACCTAATAAAAATTGCTAAACCTTTCATGAAAAAGTCCAGTGTTGTTGATAGCAAAACAGGGAAGAGTAAAGATAGCAG GGTGCGTACAAGTTCGGGTATGTTTCTGAAAAGAGGGcaagataaaattattagtgATATAGAAAAAAGGATAGCAGAGTACAGTTTCATTCCTATAG AGCATGGAGAAGGTCTTCAAGTTCTCCATTATGAAGTTGGACAGAAATATGAACCACATTTTGATTACTTCGTTGATGAGTACAATACTAGACATGGAGGCCAGCGTTTGGCTACTATGCTCATGTAttt GTCAGATGTTGAAGAAGGGGGGGAGACAATATTTCCAAATGCCAAGGGCAATATTAGCGCTGTTCCATGGTGGGATGCATTGTCCAAATGTGGCAAAGGTGGTCTTGCTGTGAAGCCTAAGATGGGTGATGCATTGCTGTTCTGGAGCATGAAACCGGATGCCACAGTAGATCCTTCAAGTTTGCATG GTGGGTGCCCGGTGATTGTGGGGGACAAATGGTCCTCTACCAAGTGGATGCATGTTAATGAGTACAAGAAAT GA